The genomic DNA TTCGCTGACCAGTTTGAGCAGGGCTTTCGCCCGGCCTGCCAGCTTTACCTGATTTCGCCGCCAACGATCGACGACGGCTTTGTCGATCAGCTTGCCGCCGCGTTCGATGGCGGCGATGTCGCGGCGTTCCAGCTACGGCTCAAGGGGCTGGACGAGGACGCGATCGCCCGCGCCGCCGTGCCGCTGCAAAAGCTGTGCGCCGATCGCGAAGTGGCCTTCATCATCAATGACAGCGCGGCGCTTGCCCATCGGCTGGGCGCGGATGGCGTGCATCTGGGCCAGGGGGATGGCGACGCGAAGGCGGCGCGCAAACTGCTGGGGCCAAAGGTGCAGATCGGCGTAACCTGTCATGACAGCCGGCATCTGGCGATGGAAGCGGGTGAGGCGGGGGCCGATTATGTGGCATTCGGCGCTTTCTATCCCACCACGACCAAGGAAACATCGCATCGCCCCGATCCGTCGATCCTGGGTTGGTGGACCACATTGTTCGAACTGCCCTGTGTCGCGATCGGCGGCATCACGGCGGACAATGCCGCGCCTTTGGTGGCGGCGGGGGCTGATTTCCTGGCGGTAAGCGGCGCGGTGTGGAATCACCCGCAAGGGCCACGGGCCGGCGTTGCCGCCTTTGCCGCCGCGCTGGCGGCCCGTCCGGCGCCGCCGCGCTGACTCGTTCCCCCTCGACCGCGCGCTGTGCTGGTGTCAGCCATGGCGATGCGGTCGGGCGCGCACCGGCGTCTGTCTCTGAAAAGGTGCGAAACGGGCTGCGATGGAGTGGGGCATACCCATTATTGCCGCGTTTCAGTTTGCTTTGAGCAAACTTCTGCAAGTCTTTGATTAAACAAAGACAAATATGGTGAGTCCAACTGGGTTCGAACCAGTGACCTACTGATTAAAAGTCAGTTGCTCTACCGACTGAGCTATGGACCCGTCCGTGCGGTGGAGGACGCCCTAATGGGGGCGGGGCGGATGGTCAACCTCGGTTTTTGCCTTTTTGCAAACGGGCATGAAGATGGCGCACGGCAAGGCCGGTCAGCGGATCGCGCCAGTCGCGCGCCACGGCCAGCAATGGCGTCAGCACGAAATCCCGGTCGCGGCAGGCGGCATGGGGAATGGTCAGCGTCCGGCTGCGCCATAGGCCGCCCGACCAGAGGATGATGTCGATGTCGATGCTGCGCGCGCCCCAGCGGCGATGACGGCGGCGACCGAGCCGGGTTTCGATCGCCTGGAGGAACGCCAGCATCGCGGGCGGCCGCAGCGCGCTCTCCACCAGCAGCGCGCCATTGGCGAAGCGGCGCGCAGACGGGCCGAGCGGCGGCGTCAGGATCGTCGGGGACACCGCCAGCACGCCAGCCTGTCCCCCGATCAGCGCCGCCGCCTCCGCCAGCAGCCGGGCGGGGGTGCGGCGGGCGGACAGCGGCCGGTTCGATCCCAGCGCCAGCGCATAAAGATAAGGCGCGTTGGCCAGCGTCAGCGCGCCTTGTCCCGGACATGCGCCTTCATCTGGGCATAAGCGGCCTCGCGCGCGTCGAGTGCGAGCGACAGCAGATAGCGCAGCGCATCCTTGTACGTGAGGAATGGCCGCTCATCCACCATCACCGGAATGGTGCGGGCATTGTAGAGCCGCTTGAGCAACCGCTTCTGCGGCCGGCTCAGATCGTGGCCGTCGTCGGCGGGGACGATGCTTTCAGTGTCGGTCATGCTCAGATGTCCTGTGCGATCCGGCCATAAAGGTCGGGCCGGCGATCGCGGAAGAAGCCCATGCCGGCGCGGTGGATCTTTGCCTTGCCAAGGTCCAGCGTCGCCACCAGAGCGCCATGGTCCTTCGCATCGGCTTCCGCCAGATAGTCGCCCCATTCGTCGCTGATGAAGCTGTGGCCGTAGAATTTCTGGCCTTCCTCGTCGCCGATGCGGTTGGCGGCGATCACCGGCATACAGTTGCTGACCGCATGGCCGATCATCGCCCGGCGCCACATGCGGCTGGTGTCGAGGTCCGCATCATAGGGTTCGGAGCCGATCGCGGTCGGATAGAGCAGCATTTCCGCCCCCATCAGCGCCATGCAGCGTGCGGTTTCGGGATACCATTGGTCCCAGCATATGCCGACGCCGATGGTGCCATATTTCGTGTTCCACACCTTGAAGCCGCTATTGCCGGGGCGGAAATAATATTTTTCCTCATAGCCCGGCCCGTCGGGAATATGGCTCTTGCGATAGACGCCCATAATCTCGCCCTCGTCATCGATCATGGCGAGCGAGTTGTAATAATGATGGCCGTCGCGCTCGAAAAAGCTGGTCGGGATATAGACGCCCAACTCCTTCGCCAGCCTGCGCATTTCCTGCACTGCCGGATGCTCGTCGGTCGGCAGGGCGTTGGCGAACAAAGCCTCATCCTCGACGCGGCAGAAATATGGACCTTCGAACAGTTCGGGCGGCAGGATGATCTTCGCCCCGCGCACGGCCGCCTTGCGCACATGGTCCGCGACCATGGCGATATTGTCGGTCCTGTCATCGGAAAAGGCGAGTTGCAGGGCGGCTACGGTTACTTTGGTCATTGGCGGAACCCTAGAGGCGAACGCCCATGCGGGCGGTGATGGCGACAGTGAGCAGATAGAGAAGGATCGTGATCGCGCAACCGGCGGCCAGTGCGGCTGGAAAGGGAATGCCGCGACGTAGCAGCATCGGAATCAGCAGGAACATCGGCAGGGAAGGGATGACATAATAGAATGTCGCCTGCGAATGACGCGCCATATTCTCGACATCAGGGCGATCGTTCCACAGCCAGATCATGCCCAGCACGGAGATGAGCGGCAGGGAGGCGATCAGCGCCCCCAGACCCGGATAGCGCCGCGAAACGACCGATATGATGGCGATCAGGATGCCGGACAGCAACGCCCGCAACGCCAGCATCGCGCTCATGCCAGGGACGGCATTTGCTGGCTGCAACAATGGAAGCTGCCGCCGCCCGACAATATGGCGTCGCTGCGCAATCCGACAATATCCCGGCCGGGGAAGAAGGGGCGGAAGGCGTCGAGCGCGGCCTGGTCATTGGGCTGGCCATAGATGGGGACGATGACGGCGGCGTTGCCGACGTAGAAATTCATATAGCTGGCCGGGATCGCTTCGCCGTCCACCAGCACCAGACCGGGGGAGGGGATGTCGACGACCTCCACGCCGAAGGCGCGGGCGCGGGCGCGGGCGTCGGCATAGAGGGCGGCGTTGGGATCATCGTGCGTCGTCGCGACCGGCAGCGCCAGCGTGCCCGGCGCGACGAAGCGGGCGAGATTGTCGACATGGCCGTCCGTATGGTCGTTCAGCAACCCGTCGCCCAGCCACAGCATGTCCGACAGGCCGAGCGCGCCGGCCAGCAGCGTTTCGATCTTGCCGCGATCGAGGTCCGGGTTGCGGTTTGGGTTGAGCAAACATTGTTCGGTCGTCACGAACAGGCCGGTGCCGTCGGTGTCGATCGCGCCGCCTTCGAACACCCAGTGCTGGGTCGATGTGGGCAGGCCGGTGGTCGCGGCGAGGCGCGCGCCAATATCCTCGTCGCCCGGCATCTGATATTTGCCGCCCCAGCCGTTGAAGCCGAAATCAACGAGGGCGCGGCCCCCGGCGCCGTTCAGCACCGCGATCGGCGCGGTGTCGCGCAGCCAGACATCGCCCAGATGCTGGACAATGATCGAGACACCTTGCGCGACCAGCGCGCGCGCGGCGGAAGCGTCCGCTTCGTTGTCCACGACCAGTCGCACCTCCTCGCCCCGGCCATCGGCATGGAGCGCGCTGGCGAAGGCGGCGATCTGCCGCCGGGCATCCTCGAACGCGCCGGGCCATTCGGCGGGGTTGGTCGGAAAGCCGATCCAGGTCCAGTCGTGCGGCGCCCATTCGGCGGGCATACGGAAAGTCATGCTTTTTGTCCTTGCCCGGCGCGGCGGCCGGTCCGAGATAGTGGGATGCGCGCTCCATAGCGTGCCCGACCGGGTCTGGACAGAGGGCGAAGGCCATGACGACAAGAGTTTCCATCCTGGCGGCGGCATGGCTGCTGAGCCTGTCCACCATGACCGACGCCGCCGAATTGCCCGACTGGCTGACCGGCGAATGGCTCCAGAAACGCGACGATCGCTGGACCGAGGAGGTGTGGAGCCTGCCGCGCGGCGGCACGATGATCGGCATGGGGCGGACCGGGCGCGGCGAAAGCCTGCGGTCGTGGGAGGTGATGCGGATCGTGCGCGCCGGCGACGGATCGATCGCCTTCTATGGCGCGCCCGAAGGCGGGCCGGCGACGCTGTTTCCGCTCCTGTCGCAGGGCGTGCGGGACATCAGCTTCGCCAATCCCGACCATGATTATCCCCAGCGCATCCGCTATTGGCGCGAAGGGCGGCTGCTGATGGCGGAAACGTCGAAAATGGATGGCAGTCAGGCGCAGAGCTGGACCTATGCCCCGGCGGGGGAATAGAGCGGAATGACTTCTCATCGATCCACACCGTCATTGCGAGCGCAGCGAAGCAATCCATATGTGCGCCAGTGGATTGCTTCGCTGCGCTCGCAATGACGATTCACGCCAATATCATCTCGCTATCCTTTGAGCGCCGTTCCCGCGCAGGCGGGAACACCAAGTCCCTTGCCGCCCTCTACTTCCCGGCGCGATCCTTGTCGCGGATGGCGCGGAATTCGTCGCCGTCCACCCAGTTGGGCCAGTCGGTCGTGGTCGCCAGATCGCGGCCGACGCTGTAATAGAGTTTCAGATCCGCCAGCACCCCGGTCCAGTCCCAGTTGGGATCATATTCGTCCTTTGGGCCGTGATAGCGATGCTCGGTATAATCCTCGGCCGCGGCCATGCCGGCCGCGGTGCCGCCCTTCACCAGATCCTCGCCGCCTTCGAAATAGAGCATCGGCAGGCCGTGCTTGGCGAAGCTGAAATGGTCCGAACGATAATAATAGCCCTTTTCGGGCGTCGGTTCGAGCGTGGCGACCCGGCCCTGCGCGGCGAGCGCGCGGTCGAGATAGGCGTCGAGCTGTGACTTGCCCTTGCCGATCACCACGACATTCCTGGCGAGGCCCGCGACGCTGAGCGCGTCCATATTCACCCCGCCGACCGTTTTGCTGAACGGAAAGACCGGGTTCCTGCCATAATAGTCCGATCCCAGCAGGCCCGATTCCTCGCCCGTCACCGCCAGGAACACCTGGCTGCGGTCGGTCGGGCCGGCCTTCACATTCGCCTGCGCCAGTGCGACCAGCGCGGCGGTGCCGGTGGCATTGTCCACCGCGCCGTTGCAGATGTCGTCGCCGTCGGGCGCCGCTTCGCAATGGCCCAGATGGTCCCAATGGGCGCTGTAGAGGACATATTCGTCCGGGTGGGTCTTGCCCGGCAGCAGCGCGACGACATTTTTCGAGCTATGTTTGCGCAGGTCATTGTCGAAGGAGACGTTGGCGACGACGCCGGTCAGCGGCACGGCCCTGAAGCCCGGCTTCTTCGCCGCCGCCATCTGCGCGTCGAGGTCCAGCCCCGCGCTGGCGAACAACGCCGCCGCCTTGTCCTTCTGAATCCAGCCGATCGCCTCGCTCTGTCCGGCATTGCCGTCGGCGCTGTCGGCGACATGCTGCGCGCCGGTCCAGCTCGACTGCACGACGTTCCAGCCATAGGCGGCCGGCACCGTGTCATGCACGATGATCGCGGCGGCCGCGCCCTGCCGCGCGGCTTCCTCATATTTATAGGTCCAGCGGCCATAATAGGTCATCGCCCGGCCATTGAAGGGACCGGTCAGCCCCTGCGTCTCATAATCGGGGTCGTTGACCAGAATGACGACCGTCTTGCCCTTCACATCCAGCCCGGCATAGTCGTTCCAGCCCTTTTCCGGCGCGTTGATGCCATAGCCGACGAACAGGACCGGGCTGTCCTTGATCGCGACATGCTGTTGCGTGGTGCGATAGGTGCCGATCACCATTTCCGGGCCATAGGCGGCGGTGACGGCCGCCTTGCCGCCGGTGAAGCTGAGCGCGGAGACATTCTTCGCATTGATCTCGACCAGCGGCACGTCCTGGAACCAGCTTCCCTTGTTGCCGGGCTTGAGGCCCAGCCGGCCGAATTCGGCGGCGAGCAGGGCAAGCGTCTTGTCCTCACCCGCCGTGCCGGGCGCGCGGCCTTCATAGGCGTCGGAGGACAATTCCTTCACCAGCCGCTTCATCGTTTCGATCGACGGTTCGATGGATTTTGCGGGCGCGGCGCTGGCGATGGCCGGTGCGGACAGGGCGAGGAGGGCGGCGATCGCCGCGAGAGAAGCACGCATGGGATTACCCTTTATTGTACGAATGCGCAGGTGATGCCATCGCGCGGGCGCAAGGGCAAGCAAGGCCGTTGCCTTTGTCCGATCCTTGGCTTAGCCCCTGATCCATTGGGGTTTTCAGGGGGAATGTGTGATGATCCGGTCGAGCAAGGCCATGCTGACGCTGTTGGCGGCGAGCGCGGCGCAGGGTGCGCTGGCGCAGCAGCCCGATGAACTGGCCAGGGCATTTGGCGCGCGAGAGACGGTGATCTCCGCCAGCCTGTCCACCGACGGGCAGAAGATCGCGCTGATCGCGGCGGGGCCGGGGCGGACCACCCGCGCCTATGTGGTGGAGGCGATGGAGGGCGCCGAGCCGAAGCTGGTCGCATCGACCAGTGGCAAGCCCGAATATCTCCAGAATTGCGGCTGGGTGGCGGCTGACCGGCTGGCCTGCCAGATTTTCGGTACCCAACGTTATGCCGACGATGTCTACAGCTTCAGCAATATTGTCGCCGTGGATGCCGGCGGCGGCAATGTGAAGCTGCTGAGCCAGCGGCGCGGCGCGAACGCGCTGGGCTATGACTTTCGTGGCGGCGACGTGGTCGACCTGCTGCCCGACGAGGAAGGCGCGATCCTGATGACGCGATCCTATGTGCCCGAAGCCAAGATCGGCAGCCTGATCGAAAAGAAGCTGGAGGGGCTGGGCGTCGACCGGATCGACACGCGCAGCGGCGGGACCAAACGGATCGAAACGCCCCAGTCCAACGCGATCGACTATATCTCCGACGGACATGGCACTGTGCGCGTGGTGGGCCTGCGCGAGGTCAAGGGATCGGGCTATGACAAGGGAACGTACAAATTTCTCTACCGCCCGCTTGGCAAATCGGGCTGGAGCGACCTGTCCACCTATGACCAGCGCGACAATGACGGGTTCGTGCCGGTCGCGGTCGATGGCCAGAAGAATATCGTCTATGGCCTGGAAAAGACCGACGGCCGCGATGCGCTGGTGACGATTGCGCTCGATCCGGGGCTTGAGAAAAAGGTCGTGTTCGCGCATCCGCAGGTGGATGTCGGCGGTCTGATCCGGGTCGGCCGCGACCGGCGCGTGGTTGGCGTCAGCTATGCGGTGGAGCATCGCGAGGCCGTTTATTTCGATGAGCAGGCCGCCGCGCTCGTCAAATCGCTCGGCAAGGCGCTGGGCGGCAAGGCGGTGCATATCGGTGACATGAGCGCCGATGGGCAGCGGGTGCTGGTCTGGGCCGGCAGCGATGTCGATCCCGGTCAATATTATCTGTTCGATCGCGCCGCGCGCAAATTGTCGCCGGTCATGCCCGACCGGCCCGAACTGGCCGGCCGCCCGCTCGCGACGATGCAGTCGGTCAGCTACAAGGCGGGTGACGGCACGATGATCCCCGCTTATCTCACCCTGCCGCCGGGCAAGGAGAGCGCCAGGGGGCTGCCCGCCATCGTCATGCCCCATGGCGGCCCGGAATCGCGCGACGAATGGGGCTTCGACTGGATGGTGCAATATTATGCCGCGCGCGGTTTCGCCGTCATCCAGCCGCAGTTTCGCGGGGCGGCCGGCTTTGGCGAGAAATGGTTGATGAAGAACGGCTATCGGTCCTGGCGCACCGCGATTGGCGACGTGGTTGATGCCGGACGCTGGCTGGTGGCGCAGGGCGTGGCCGATCCGGCGAAGCTTACCATCGCCGGCTGGTCCTATGGCGGCTATGCGGCGCTTCAGGCGCAGGCGGTCGATCCCAATCTGTTCAAGGCGGTGGTCGCGATCGCCCCGGTCACGGATTTCGCCGACCGGATGCGCCGCTCGCAATATTACAGCAATTATCTGACTCAGCAGCAGCGCATGGGCACCGGGCAGGAAGCGGAGGAGGCGTCGCCGTCCAATCATGCCGCCGAATTTCGCGCGCCGGTGCTGATGTTCCATGGTACCGACGACAATAATGTCGACATCACCCAGGCGAAGATCATGCAGGGCAAGCTGGAGGGCGCGGGCAAGCGCAGCCAGTTGATCGTCTATGACGGGCTGGAACATAGTCTGGACGACAGTGATGCGCGCGCGGACCTGCTCCAGAAAAGCGCCGACTTCCTGCTGGCGGCGGGGAAGTAGAAGGAAGAGGGAGAAGGGGCCGCCCGTCTCCTTGTTTCAGCCCGCGCAGGCCATGAAAAAGGGCGGCTCCTTGCGGGGCCGCCCTTTTCTGTAATTCTGCGGTGGAAACCGATCAGCGCGAATAGAATTCGACGACCAGATTGGGTTCCATCTTCACCGGGTAGGGCACTTCGTCCAGCGTCGGAACGCGGACATAGGTGATCTTGGCGGCACCGTCCGGCGACACATAGTCGGGGATGTCGCGCTCAGGCAGGCTCTGCGCTTCCAGAACCAGCGCCATTTCCTGCGCCTTCTTGCCCAGGGTGATTTCGTCGCCCGGCTTCACCAGACGCGACGCGATGTTGCACTTCACGCCGTTCACATAGATGTGGCCGTGCGAAACGATCTGGCGAGCCGAGAAGATGGTCGGCGCGAACTTGGCGCGGTAGACGACGGCGTCCAGGCGGCGCTCCAGCAGACCGATCAGGTTCTGGCCGGTGTCGCCCTTCATGCGGCTGGCTTCGAAATAGTTCTTCTTGAACTGCTTTTCGGTGATGTCGCCATAATAGCCCTTCAGCTTCTGCTTGGCGCGAAGCTGGATGCCATAGTCGGACATCTTGCCCTTGCGGCGCTGGCCGTGCTGACCGGGGCCATATTCGCGCTTGTTGACAGGCGATTTGGGACGGCCCCAGATATTCTCGCCCATGCGGCGGTCGAGCTTATACTTGGCGCTGGTGCGCTTCGACATAGATAATTCCTAGTAATTGCTAACGACGTTTGCTCACCCTCCTGATCCGAAAACCGGTTCCCGCCTTTCGGGGAAGGTGAATGTTATCCCCGGTATCGCCTGTGATCCATGTTTCAGGGACAGGGCCGCCGCTTCACCGGGATGCGGAGCCAATTGCGAAGGCGCGCCTATGACCATAACGGCCCGGCATGTCAAGCCTCGACAGGGGCGGCCGGGCCGCCTAATTCCGCGGTCATGAACCCTGACAGCTACACGACCATGGTGGAGGTGCGCG from Sphingobium sp. CAP-1 includes the following:
- the thiE gene encoding thiamine phosphate synthase, whose protein sequence is MTDFTDEELALDPHFADQFEQGFRPACQLYLISPPTIDDGFVDQLAAAFDGGDVAAFQLRLKGLDEDAIARAAVPLQKLCADREVAFIINDSAALAHRLGADGVHLGQGDGDAKAARKLLGPKVQIGVTCHDSRHLAMEAGEAGADYVAFGAFYPTTTKETSHRPDPSILGWWTTLFELPCVAIGGITADNAAPLVAAGADFLAVSGAVWNHPQGPRAGVAAFAAALAARPAPPR
- the folK gene encoding 2-amino-4-hydroxy-6-hydroxymethyldihydropteridine diphosphokinase is translated as MANAPYLYALALGSNRPLSARRTPARLLAEAAALIGGQAGVLAVSPTILTPPLGPSARRFANGALLVESALRPPAMLAFLQAIETRLGRRRHRRWGARSIDIDIILWSGGLWRSRTLTIPHAACRDRDFVLTPLLAVARDWRDPLTGLAVRHLHARLQKGKNRG
- the aguB gene encoding N-carbamoylputrescine amidase, giving the protein MTKVTVAALQLAFSDDRTDNIAMVADHVRKAAVRGAKIILPPELFEGPYFCRVEDEALFANALPTDEHPAVQEMRRLAKELGVYIPTSFFERDGHHYYNSLAMIDDEGEIMGVYRKSHIPDGPGYEEKYYFRPGNSGFKVWNTKYGTIGVGICWDQWYPETARCMALMGAEMLLYPTAIGSEPYDADLDTSRMWRRAMIGHAVSNCMPVIAANRIGDEEGQKFYGHSFISDEWGDYLAEADAKDHGALVATLDLGKAKIHRAGMGFFRDRRPDLYGRIAQDI
- a CDS encoding DUF3147 family protein, producing MLALRALLSGILIAIISVVSRRYPGLGALIASLPLISVLGMIWLWNDRPDVENMARHSQATFYYVIPSLPMFLLIPMLLRRGIPFPAALAAGCAITILLYLLTVAITARMGVRL
- a CDS encoding agmatine deiminase family protein encodes the protein MTFRMPAEWAPHDWTWIGFPTNPAEWPGAFEDARRQIAAFASALHADGRGEEVRLVVDNEADASAARALVAQGVSIIVQHLGDVWLRDTAPIAVLNGAGGRALVDFGFNGWGGKYQMPGDEDIGARLAATTGLPTSTQHWVFEGGAIDTDGTGLFVTTEQCLLNPNRNPDLDRGKIETLLAGALGLSDMLWLGDGLLNDHTDGHVDNLARFVAPGTLALPVATTHDDPNAALYADARARARAFGVEVVDIPSPGLVLVDGEAIPASYMNFYVGNAAVIVPIYGQPNDQAALDAFRPFFPGRDIVGLRSDAILSGGGSFHCCSQQMPSLA
- a CDS encoding DUF6265 family protein yields the protein MTTRVSILAAAWLLSLSTMTDAAELPDWLTGEWLQKRDDRWTEEVWSLPRGGTMIGMGRTGRGESLRSWEVMRIVRAGDGSIAFYGAPEGGPATLFPLLSQGVRDISFANPDHDYPQRIRYWREGRLLMAETSKMDGSQAQSWTYAPAGE
- a CDS encoding M28 family peptidase, with protein sequence MRASLAAIAALLALSAPAIASAAPAKSIEPSIETMKRLVKELSSDAYEGRAPGTAGEDKTLALLAAEFGRLGLKPGNKGSWFQDVPLVEINAKNVSALSFTGGKAAVTAAYGPEMVIGTYRTTQQHVAIKDSPVLFVGYGINAPEKGWNDYAGLDVKGKTVVILVNDPDYETQGLTGPFNGRAMTYYGRWTYKYEEAARQGAAAAIIVHDTVPAAYGWNVVQSSWTGAQHVADSADGNAGQSEAIGWIQKDKAAALFASAGLDLDAQMAAAKKPGFRAVPLTGVVANVSFDNDLRKHSSKNVVALLPGKTHPDEYVLYSAHWDHLGHCEAAPDGDDICNGAVDNATGTAALVALAQANVKAGPTDRSQVFLAVTGEESGLLGSDYYGRNPVFPFSKTVGGVNMDALSVAGLARNVVVIGKGKSQLDAYLDRALAAQGRVATLEPTPEKGYYYRSDHFSFAKHGLPMLYFEGGEDLVKGGTAAGMAAAEDYTEHRYHGPKDEYDPNWDWTGVLADLKLYYSVGRDLATTTDWPNWVDGDEFRAIRDKDRAGK
- a CDS encoding alpha/beta hydrolase family protein, translating into MIRSSKAMLTLLAASAAQGALAQQPDELARAFGARETVISASLSTDGQKIALIAAGPGRTTRAYVVEAMEGAEPKLVASTSGKPEYLQNCGWVAADRLACQIFGTQRYADDVYSFSNIVAVDAGGGNVKLLSQRRGANALGYDFRGGDVVDLLPDEEGAILMTRSYVPEAKIGSLIEKKLEGLGVDRIDTRSGGTKRIETPQSNAIDYISDGHGTVRVVGLREVKGSGYDKGTYKFLYRPLGKSGWSDLSTYDQRDNDGFVPVAVDGQKNIVYGLEKTDGRDALVTIALDPGLEKKVVFAHPQVDVGGLIRVGRDRRVVGVSYAVEHREAVYFDEQAAALVKSLGKALGGKAVHIGDMSADGQRVLVWAGSDVDPGQYYLFDRAARKLSPVMPDRPELAGRPLATMQSVSYKAGDGTMIPAYLTLPPGKESARGLPAIVMPHGGPESRDEWGFDWMVQYYAARGFAVIQPQFRGAAGFGEKWLMKNGYRSWRTAIGDVVDAGRWLVAQGVADPAKLTIAGWSYGGYAALQAQAVDPNLFKAVVAIAPVTDFADRMRRSQYYSNYLTQQQRMGTGQEAEEASPSNHAAEFRAPVLMFHGTDDNNVDITQAKIMQGKLEGAGKRSQLIVYDGLEHSLDDSDARADLLQKSADFLLAAGK
- the rpsD gene encoding 30S ribosomal protein S4, which gives rise to MSKRTSAKYKLDRRMGENIWGRPKSPVNKREYGPGQHGQRRKGKMSDYGIQLRAKQKLKGYYGDITEKQFKKNYFEASRMKGDTGQNLIGLLERRLDAVVYRAKFAPTIFSARQIVSHGHIYVNGVKCNIASRLVKPGDEITLGKKAQEMALVLEAQSLPERDIPDYVSPDGAAKITYVRVPTLDEVPYPVKMEPNLVVEFYSR